In Luteibacter mycovicinus, a genomic segment contains:
- a CDS encoding efflux RND transporter permease subunit translates to MKIAQYFVNRPILAGVLSVLFLIAGGIAVFKLPISEYPEVVPPTVVVKASYPGANPKVIAETVATPLEEQINGVEGMLYTSSQATSDGQMTLTVTFALGTDLDNAQVQTQNRVAQALPRLPEEVQRLGVTTTKSSPDLTMVVHLTSPDHRYDMLYLSNYARTRIKDQLARLDGVGDVQLFGAGEYSMRVWMNPEKLAIRNLTTGDVIKAVREQNIEVAAGSLNAPPGPNSNAFQVNINTRGRLVTEDDFLNIIVRSDASGSVTHLRDVARVELGSNNYALRSLLNNREAVAIPIFQRPGSNAIAISDEVRAEMATLKKDFPQGVDYSIVYDPTVFVRGSIEAVVHTLFEAIVLVVLVVILFLQTWRASIIPLVAVPVSLIGTFAVMYLVGFSLNALSLFGLVLAIGIVVDDAIVVVENVERHIEHGLDPKMATRQAMTEVTGPIVATALVLCAVFVPAAFISGLTGQFYRQFALTIAISTVISAFNSLTLSPALSAILLKGRDEPKDKLTIWMERSLGWLFRPFNRGFDRASHGYVGGVQKILRFSAVVLVLYAGLVALGVLGFAKTPTGFVPTQDKQYLVSFAQLPDASSLDRTEGVIRRMGDIALKDPGVESAVQFPGLSINGFTNSTNAGIVFVTLKPFEERRSADLSAEAIAARLNGQFAGIQDAYIAIFPPPPVNGLGTIGGFRMQIEDRGDLGFEELYKQTQGIIAASQKTPELAHLFTSFQVSVPQFDADIDREKAKSEGIDLGDVFQTMQAYLGSLYVNDFNRFGRTYQVNVSAEPSFRHEPSDIVGLKTRNAAGDLVPLGSFLTVRQTNGPDRVQHYNGYPTAEINGGAAPGYSTGQAQAAMEKLVQANLPNGMTYEWTELTYQQILAGNTAVLVFPLSVLLVFLVLASLYESLSLPLAVILIVPMVLLSAIVGVIVTGGDNNIFTQIGLIVLVGLACKNAILIVEFAREAEIGGMDRVDAVLEAARLRLRPILMTSFAFIMGVVPLVTSHGAGAEMRHAMGVAVFAGMLGVTFFGLIFTPLFYVLIRAWNERSEARRNARRERRLLDNAARES, encoded by the coding sequence ATGAAAATCGCCCAATACTTCGTCAACCGCCCGATCCTCGCGGGCGTGCTGTCGGTGCTGTTCCTGATCGCGGGCGGTATCGCCGTGTTCAAACTGCCGATCAGCGAATACCCGGAGGTCGTTCCGCCGACCGTCGTGGTCAAGGCGAGCTACCCGGGTGCCAACCCGAAGGTCATCGCCGAGACCGTCGCTACGCCGCTCGAAGAGCAGATCAACGGCGTGGAAGGCATGCTGTACACCTCCTCGCAGGCGACCAGCGACGGCCAGATGACCCTCACGGTCACCTTCGCCCTGGGTACCGACCTCGACAACGCGCAGGTGCAGACGCAGAACCGCGTCGCCCAGGCCCTGCCGCGTCTGCCGGAAGAAGTGCAGCGTCTCGGCGTGACGACGACGAAGAGCTCGCCCGACCTGACCATGGTCGTGCATCTGACCTCGCCCGATCACCGCTATGACATGCTCTACCTGTCGAACTATGCGCGTACGCGCATCAAGGACCAGCTCGCCCGTCTCGACGGCGTGGGTGACGTCCAGCTGTTCGGCGCCGGCGAATACAGCATGCGCGTGTGGATGAACCCGGAAAAGCTGGCCATCCGTAACCTGACCACGGGTGACGTGATCAAGGCCGTACGCGAGCAGAACATCGAAGTCGCCGCGGGTTCGCTGAACGCGCCGCCCGGCCCGAACTCGAACGCGTTCCAGGTCAACATCAACACGCGCGGCCGGCTGGTGACCGAGGACGACTTCCTCAACATCATCGTGCGCAGCGACGCGTCGGGCTCGGTCACGCATCTGCGCGACGTCGCCCGTGTCGAGCTAGGCTCGAACAACTATGCGCTGCGCAGCCTGCTGAACAACCGCGAGGCGGTCGCGATCCCGATCTTCCAGCGTCCGGGCTCGAACGCGATCGCGATTTCGGACGAAGTGCGTGCCGAGATGGCGACGCTGAAGAAGGATTTCCCGCAGGGCGTCGATTACTCGATCGTCTACGATCCCACGGTGTTCGTGCGCGGCTCCATCGAAGCGGTCGTGCATACGCTGTTCGAAGCGATCGTTCTCGTGGTGCTCGTCGTCATCCTGTTCCTGCAGACCTGGCGTGCATCGATCATTCCGCTCGTGGCGGTACCGGTATCGCTGATCGGCACCTTCGCCGTGATGTACCTGGTCGGCTTCTCGCTCAACGCGCTGTCGTTGTTCGGCCTGGTGCTGGCGATCGGTATCGTCGTCGATGACGCGATCGTGGTCGTGGAGAACGTCGAGCGACACATCGAGCACGGTCTCGACCCGAAGATGGCGACACGTCAGGCGATGACCGAAGTTACCGGTCCGATCGTGGCGACGGCGCTCGTGCTCTGCGCGGTGTTCGTGCCGGCCGCCTTCATCAGCGGTCTGACCGGACAGTTCTATCGCCAGTTCGCCCTGACCATCGCCATCTCGACGGTGATCTCGGCCTTCAACTCGCTGACCCTGAGCCCGGCGCTCTCCGCGATCCTGCTGAAGGGCCGCGACGAGCCGAAAGACAAGCTCACGATCTGGATGGAGCGCAGCCTCGGCTGGTTGTTCCGGCCGTTCAACCGTGGCTTCGACCGCGCATCGCACGGCTATGTCGGCGGTGTACAGAAGATCCTGCGCTTCTCGGCGGTCGTGCTGGTGCTCTACGCCGGTCTCGTCGCCCTCGGCGTGCTCGGCTTCGCGAAGACGCCGACGGGTTTCGTCCCGACCCAGGACAAACAGTATCTCGTGTCGTTCGCGCAGTTGCCGGATGCCTCCTCGCTGGATCGTACCGAAGGCGTGATCCGCCGCATGGGCGATATCGCGCTGAAGGATCCGGGCGTCGAAAGCGCGGTGCAGTTCCCCGGCCTTTCGATCAACGGCTTCACCAACAGCACAAACGCGGGCATCGTGTTCGTCACGCTCAAACCATTCGAGGAACGTCGTTCCGCCGATCTGTCGGCCGAGGCGATCGCGGCTCGTCTGAACGGCCAGTTCGCCGGCATCCAGGACGCGTACATCGCCATCTTCCCGCCGCCGCCGGTCAACGGCCTCGGCACGATCGGCGGCTTCCGCATGCAGATCGAGGATCGTGGCGACCTGGGCTTCGAGGAGCTGTACAAGCAGACCCAGGGCATCATCGCCGCCAGCCAGAAGACACCGGAGCTCGCGCACCTGTTCACCAGTTTCCAGGTGAGCGTGCCGCAGTTCGACGCCGACATCGATCGCGAGAAGGCGAAGTCGGAAGGTATCGACCTTGGCGACGTGTTCCAGACCATGCAGGCGTACCTCGGTTCGCTCTACGTCAACGACTTCAACCGCTTCGGTCGCACCTATCAGGTGAACGTGTCCGCCGAACCGTCGTTCCGTCATGAGCCGTCCGACATCGTGGGGCTGAAGACGCGCAACGCCGCGGGCGACCTCGTGCCGCTGGGTTCGTTCCTCACCGTACGCCAGACCAACGGCCCGGATCGTGTGCAGCACTACAACGGTTATCCCACCGCCGAAATCAACGGTGGCGCGGCGCCGGGCTACAGCACGGGTCAGGCTCAGGCCGCGATGGAGAAGCTCGTCCAGGCCAACCTGCCCAACGGCATGACCTATGAGTGGACCGAGCTTACCTACCAGCAGATCCTCGCCGGCAATACCGCGGTGCTGGTGTTCCCGCTGTCCGTCCTGCTCGTCTTCCTCGTGCTGGCCTCGCTGTACGAAAGCCTCAGCCTGCCGCTGGCCGTGATCCTGATCGTGCCGATGGTGCTGCTGTCCGCGATCGTCGGTGTGATCGTGACCGGTGGTGACAACAACATCTTCACCCAGATCGGCCTGATCGTTCTCGTGGGCCTGGCCTGTAAGAACGCGATCCTAATCGTCGAGTTCGCCCGAGAGGCGGAGATCGGTGGCATGGACCGTGTGGATGCGGTGCTCGAAGCGGCCCGCCTGCGACTGCGCCCGATCCTGATGACCTCGTTCGCTTTCATCATGGGCGTGGTGCCGCTGGTGACCTCGCACGGCGCGGGTGCGGAGATGCGTCATGCGATGGGCGTGGCGGTGTTCGCCGGCATGCTGGGCGTGACCTTCTTCGGCCTGATCTTCACCCCGCTCTTCTATGTGCTGATCCGCGCCTGGAACGAACGCTCCGAGGCTCGCCGCAACGCGCGCCGCGAACGCCGTCTCCTCGACAACGCGGCCCGGGAGTCGTAA
- a CDS encoding efflux transporter outer membrane subunit — translation MKVMFRSTALFAALVLAGCASVGPDYHTPKEAPVTLQGVDATHQNHGDVQAQWWKQFGDPTLDALIVRAAKGAPDLRIAMARLNQARAALGTAKSQQIPDVETVASYQRTRAQQPGFTDQRTTVTQYQAGFDASWELDLFGGVRRSVEAARADAAAGEASLQDAQVTLFAEVARNYFDLRGTQLRIDVANRDIANQRDSLKVINARVEVGTGAEQDLASARARLAAVEAQLPVLETQAQADTFRIAVLLGSRPGELDVDLSPATFKPIDVSLAIGGADEVLQRRPDIRIAERQLAAANARIGVAKADYFPHISLGGFIGFLAGRSNDFGGADSRAFQVAPSISWSGLNVQRVASGVRGARAQAEEAQANYDRTVLTALEDVDNSLVGFNQQRVRVEKLVVQATESRRAAELAKLRYDAGRTDYLELLDAQRTQLSAEDQLAEAEAAINTRAVQLYKALGGGWQACGDNACSEVAKAP, via the coding sequence ATGAAAGTCATGTTCCGTAGTACGGCCCTGTTCGCGGCCCTCGTTCTCGCCGGGTGCGCGAGCGTGGGCCCCGATTACCACACGCCGAAGGAAGCACCGGTCACCCTGCAAGGCGTCGACGCCACGCACCAGAACCATGGTGACGTGCAGGCGCAGTGGTGGAAGCAGTTCGGCGATCCGACGCTCGATGCGCTGATCGTCCGCGCGGCGAAGGGCGCGCCGGACCTGCGTATCGCGATGGCCCGGCTGAATCAGGCGCGTGCCGCGCTGGGTACCGCGAAGTCGCAGCAGATTCCCGACGTGGAAACCGTCGCCTCGTACCAGCGCACGCGTGCGCAGCAGCCGGGCTTCACCGATCAGCGCACGACGGTGACGCAGTATCAGGCGGGCTTCGATGCATCGTGGGAGCTCGACCTGTTCGGGGGCGTCCGGCGCTCGGTCGAGGCGGCTCGCGCCGATGCCGCCGCGGGCGAAGCCTCGTTGCAGGATGCTCAGGTCACGCTGTTCGCCGAAGTCGCACGCAACTACTTCGACCTGCGCGGCACGCAGCTGCGGATCGATGTGGCCAACCGCGACATCGCCAACCAGCGCGATTCACTGAAGGTGATCAACGCACGCGTGGAGGTCGGCACCGGTGCCGAGCAGGATCTGGCCAGCGCCAGGGCACGCCTCGCGGCGGTCGAGGCGCAGCTGCCGGTGCTCGAGACCCAGGCACAGGCCGATACGTTCCGCATCGCGGTGCTTCTCGGTTCGCGACCGGGTGAACTGGACGTCGATCTGTCACCCGCGACCTTCAAGCCGATCGACGTCAGCCTGGCCATCGGCGGCGCCGACGAAGTGCTGCAGCGCCGTCCCGACATCCGGATCGCCGAGCGCCAGCTTGCCGCCGCGAATGCGCGCATCGGCGTCGCCAAGGCCGACTACTTCCCCCATATCTCGCTGGGCGGTTTCATCGGCTTCCTCGCGGGCCGCAGCAACGACTTCGGCGGTGCCGACTCGCGTGCGTTCCAGGTCGCGCCGAGCATCTCGTGGTCCGGGCTCAACGTGCAGCGCGTCGCTTCCGGCGTGCGCGGCGCGCGTGCCCAGGCGGAGGAAGCGCAGGCCAACTACGACCGCACGGTGCTCACCGCACTGGAGGATGTCGACAACTCACTGGTCGGTTTCAACCAGCAGCGTGTGCGTGTCGAAAAGCTGGTCGTCCAGGCCACGGAGAGCCGTCGTGCGGCGGAGCTGGCCAAGTTGCGCTATGACGCGGGCCGTACCGACTACCTCGAACTGCTCGACGCGCAGCGCACCCAGCTCTCCGCCGAAGATCAGCTCGCGGAAGCCGAGGCCGCCATCAACACCCGCGCCGTGCAGCTGTACAAGGCCCTGGGCGGTGGGTGGCAGGCGTGCGGCGACAACGCGTGCAGCGAGGTTGCGAAAGCCCCATGA